The DNA region ATCCACTCACTCCAATCTCAGCTGACGATGGCATAGCTGCTGACTGATCTTGCCCATTCTCTGGTTTGGGGGCCAATGGGGAAGGCAACGGGGGATCACCACCGGATGTGACAGTCTTTTGATCGGCACACTTTATCGAGGTATGAATCTGGTCAGCTTTCAACGCAGCCGGCTCAGAAATCGCTCCAGATTTCAGCTTCGGCTTCGACTTCACAGCATGTATTCCAGTAAAAAGCCTGATGTTTTAGGCATTTTATCATCACACAGCTTTCTATAATTATTATAAAGAGCGCATAAATTCAGCAATGGCAACTCACCCGTCATAATCTTCTAGCAGCATCTTGCCAGCCTGTTCATTTAGAGCTGATTCTGGAAATGGTTCGATAAGTAAACATCTGATCACCTGTTCAGTCAGACAAGACAGAATGAGAAACATATGCGAAGAAGTAGCGTTCATGTGATATTATCCAATTATTGGAATATAGGTAGGAAACCAGACATAACTTACAATCAAAACATGCCGTAAGCCAAGGGTTGGATTCCAGTCTCTCTTCAATGCATTTACACATATCTCACCAACGGATGATATATTAGGGTGAAAAATCTTTGTCAAGAAATAGCCTGATAGAAAAATAATAGCTTGAAAATTTAGAATGGTCTCATTCATGTACCGACCCAAAACTAAATCGACCAGAAGTATCAAGTTTCATATTATAAGCTAACCAGACAACCACTATATATCACTCATACATTATCTTCCAACCATAAGTAGCGCGGATAGTTTCCCGAAATGAATGTGGTTAAAACTACTGATGCCTATGGAAGTACCAAAAGATATTTCATTCATGTACGCAGTCATACTTTATACAAGAGAACGCAATAAGTTATTCATTTGGAACTACTTAATCCAACTGGCAGCGATACTGAGCGCAGGATCACAGACCTTTTGGAGGAGAGTGTGGGAAGTCTTGAGACAATATCAACTTCATTTGGAAAACACCATTCTCATACGGCGTCCCAGCTGCAAAGGTCACACTGTCAATCACAAAAGTCCCGAGGCCAGTTACAAAAGGTGTGCAAGTTTAAAGTAGGTACCTGGGCCTTCAATATCAGCATATATAACTGAAAAGTTGTCATCATTTACACCAACTTTAATGCCTTCTGGAGGGGTCTCATCGAGATTCTTAAGTTCCTTTGCCAGTTGTTTTATGACATTTGGAGGAAGGTTCTCGTTAGTTGCCTGGAGGAAAGGTTCTTTTGACTCAGATACCATTATTTGTGGATGTAAACAAGAACATATATATGAAGAGAACATTACCATTGCAGGTTGTGTGAGAGAGCGTAAAAAATACTCTCAACGGCTGCTATGCACAACTACTAGATAAGACAAAGATTGGGACAATTATCCAAAACAGGATCCTGCAAAAGTAGGAAAATTAGCAACTTAGTTCACTCAACAGCTAGTCTAAATGAAAGAAAACACCATTGGATATAAGTTAATGTGTTTATGTCCTTGAGGAAAATCAGCTTGAATGTTGACATAACTAGTTTTAGCAATTCCTTGAAATACAATATCGAAGAAAACTAGAAAAATCAGATCAACATTCCTAACCCCAAACTACCATTGTTTATAGACTTTGTTTTCTCCTACTTACTCCCCCAAATTACTCACTGCAGCAATCAACATAATGATCTCTCACAAGTCATGTAATCCAGTTATATTCTATAGAAAAATAGTGAAAATAGCCATAACAAAgacaaaaattttcaaattggCACTGCCAAGATGCTATCTAATGATCTTGCGCCTAAAACCTTCTCTAATCTGAAAATTTGAAACACTCTCCATACAATTgaatataaaatacataattcagTCACGCAACGTAAGTGAATTACACAGAAATAAGAAGTTCGGTTTTAGAAGTACAGATCGTGCCAAAAATCTCATTTTACACATGAGAACACTTGAAATGCCACATTTTTCTGATCAGAACCCTAAAATTGGATCACTCAAAAAGCCACGAAAATAAATCTTGCAAGAAAATCGGGAAGCCCAATTCCGATATGATCTCAAACAATCCCAAAATACGCTGATAAACCAAGAACTTTAAACACCAGTACATG from Salvia splendens isolate huo1 chromosome 9, SspV2, whole genome shotgun sequence includes:
- the LOC121746387 gene encoding ubiquitin-conjugating enzyme E2 22-like, producing MATNENLPPNVIKQLAKELKNLDETPPEGIKVGVNDDNFSVIYADIEGPAGTPYENGVFQMKLILSQDFPHSPPKGYFLTKIFHPNISSVGEICVNALKRDWNPTLGLRHVLIVIRCLLIEPFPESALNEQAGKMLLEDYDGLFTGIHAVKSKPKLKSGAISEPAALKADQIHTSIKCADQKTVTSGGDPPLPSPLAPKPENGQDQSAAMPSSAEIGVSGYNAAPATLKKEEAALTKVPADKKKIDFRKKRLKRL